From a region of the Wolbachia endosymbiont (group B) of Gerris lacustris genome:
- a CDS encoding crossover junction endodeoxyribonuclease RuvC — MSILTLDLGKQTGWAILTNGVIESGSKSFHGSRFSGGGMCFLNFRNWLNSLKDISAVYFEEVRRHLGTDAAHCYGGFLAVLSAWCEENNIPYQGVNVKTIKRFIAGKGNASKSEVIEAIREKGFAPRDDNEADALALMFYVSKDFNILKIP; from the coding sequence ATGTCAATCCTAACACTGGACCTCGGTAAACAGACAGGCTGGGCAATTCTAACCAATGGAGTAATTGAAAGTGGAAGCAAAAGTTTTCATGGTAGCCGTTTTAGCGGAGGTGGCATGTGCTTCTTGAATTTTCGTAATTGGCTCAATTCTTTGAAAGACATTTCTGCAGTGTATTTTGAGGAAGTGAGAAGACATCTAGGAACTGATGCAGCGCATTGCTATGGCGGTTTTCTCGCAGTTCTGTCTGCTTGGTGTGAAGAGAACAATATTCCCTACCAAGGTGTTAATGTTAAAACTATCAAACGCTTTATAGCAGGCAAAGGCAATGCAAGTAAGAGTGAAGTTATTGAAGCGATACGTGAAAAAGGTTTTGCACCTAGAGATGATAATGAGGCTGATGCTTTGGCATTAATGTTCTATGTTAGTAAAGATTTTAACATATTAAAAATACCATAA
- a CDS encoding IS5 family transposase (programmed frameshift) — MRSVYPSDISRERFEIILPDLESCRKKTKPRKLDLYELFCGVLYVLKSGCQWRMLPKEFPKWRNCYDYFKRWSKKPNEDRESVLEIVLKKLVGEVRFNSGRNTKTSFCIIDAQSVKNTDIAEEKGYDAGKKISGIKRHIAVDTQGLPHAIYITTANIGDRTAAVEMICNARKNLSEVQNILVDAGYTGENFATQIKTTIGATVEVIKRSELHTFVVLPKRWVVERSFAWLEKCRRLWKNCERKLNTRLQMVVLAFTALLLKRL; from the exons ATGAGGAGTGTATACCCAAGTGATATAAGTCGGGAAAGATTTGAGATTATATTACCAGATCTAGAATCCTGTAGAAAAAAAACAAAACCAAGAAAACTGGATTTATATGAGTTATTTTGCGGTGTACTTTATGTGCTAAAAAGTGGCTGTCAGTGGCGAATGCTACCAAAAGAGTTTCCAAAATGGCGCAATTGTTACGATTACTTCAAGAGATGGAGTAAAAAACCGAATGAAGATAGAGAAAGTGTTCTAGAAATTGTCTTA AAAAAATTAGTTGGAGAGGTTCGTTTCAACAGTGGTCGGAATACAAAAACAAGCTTCTGCATCATTGATGCTCAAAGTGTAAAAAACACCGATATTGCTGAAGAAAAAGGTTATGATGCCGGCAAGAAAATTTCAGGAATAAAGCGTCATATTGCAGTAGATACGCAAGGTTTGCCACATGCAATTTATATTACTACAGCTAATATCGGAGATCGTACTGCTGCTGTAGAGATGATTTGTAACGCAAGAAAAAATCTTTCCGAAGTTCAAAATATACTAGTTGATGCAGGTTATACAGGAGAAAATTTTGCAACTCAAATAAAAACGACTATTGGTGCAACCGTTGAAGTAATAAAACGAAGTGAATTACATACCTTTGTTGTATTGCCAAAAAGGTGGGTTGTAGAGCGTTCTTTTGCTTGGCTGGAAAAGTGTAGACGGTTATGGAAAAATTGCGAGCGTAAACTCAATACTAGACTACAAATGGTCGTTCTAGCTTTTACTGCCTTGCTCCTCAAAAGATTATGA
- a CDS encoding AAA family ATPase, translated as MEQSFFNIGQKVPFYSVKEYLSDQTPIPEDIISPRILTKRGLLVLGGPPKIGKSDFLISWLVHMAAGRSFLGMTPNRPLKIFYMQTEIEYEYMKERLQQLRLDNELLDIAANNLIITPRVQLSFNSEEIDEIKNTVKERFKPDIIAIDPLRNIFNSSEYGNENDNSAMLFFLQKTLEKLRNIINPDAGIILTHHTKKLSKKMLEEDPFQGLSGAGSLRGFYSTGMVMFAHDEESTTRQIVFELRNGERVASKLVDKINGHWKLVDQWS; from the coding sequence ATGGAACAAAGCTTTTTCAACATCGGTCAAAAAGTCCCTTTTTATAGCGTAAAGGAATATTTAAGTGATCAAACGCCAATACCAGAGGATATAATCTCACCAAGAATTTTAACGAAAAGAGGTCTATTGGTACTGGGTGGCCCACCTAAAATCGGCAAAAGTGACTTTTTGATCTCTTGGCTTGTCCATATGGCTGCTGGTAGATCATTTCTCGGTATGACACCAAATAGACCTTTGAAAATTTTCTACATGCAAACTGAAATTGAATATGAATATATGAAAGAACGTTTGCAACAACTTCGACTGGATAACGAACTTTTGGACATAGCTGCCAATAACTTAATTATCACACCAAGAGTGCAATTATCATTCAATAGTGAAGAAATAGATGAAATTAAAAATACTGTCAAAGAACGTTTTAAGCCTGATATTATTGCGATTGATCCTCTTCGTAACATTTTTAACTCAAGTGAATATGGTAATGAAAATGACAACAGCGCTATGCTATTCTTTTTGCAAAAAACGCTTGAAAAACTGAGGAACATTATTAATCCAGATGCAGGTATAATCCTCACCCACCACACAAAAAAACTGTCCAAAAAGATGCTGGAAGAAGATCCATTCCAAGGCCTAAGCGGTGCTGGATCTTTACGTGGATTTTATAGCACAGGCATGGTGATGTTTGCTCATGATGAAGAAAGCACTACCCGTCAAATAGTGTTTGAGCTGCGAAATGGTGAACGTGTGGCAAGCAAGCTTGTCGATAAGATAAATGGTCATTGGAAACTTGTAGACCAATGGAGTTGA
- a CDS encoding IS630 family transposase (programmed frameshift) has product MALRSKLLDEKVVESAKEMLKKVRNNAYVAKKLNAVIAAKKHSITAVAKICCISRKAITTWIKHIKFGREEKLFSPPQRRRKTILNQSQLEQIEVWIEENPNITIREMRIRIQERFGLNISKSTIHRNMQRMKFSYITPRPVHSGQDKNKQEEFKKNLNETIVMHSEKELFFFDESRFGTHSKVGHGWFKKGSRTQVKVKLGRENFYLYSAVNPRNGENFSLFAPNVNTACINIFLEQMSQYLGIRKAFLVMDCASWHKSKSLKIPKNIEIIYLPPYSPDLNPVERFWLYIKQNILRNKIYDTIVLLESALCKFITSLSPSTVKQLCNASYLVH; this is encoded by the exons ATGGCATTAAGATCAAAATTATTGGATGAAAAAGTGGTGGAATCAGCAAAAGAGATGCTGAAGAAAGTAAGAAATAATGCGTATGTTGCAAAAAAACTAAATGCTGTAATTGCAGCAAAAAAGCACAGTATAACAGCTGTAGCAAAAATATGTTGCATTTCGAGAAAGGCAATTACTACATGGATAAAGCACATAAAATTTGGAAGAGAAGAAAAATTATTTTCTCCACCTCAACGCCGTAGAAAAACTATATTGAACCAAAGTCAACTTGAACAAATTGAGGTGTGGATAGAGGAAAACCCCAATATTACTATTAGAGAAATGAGAATAAGAATCCAAGAAAGATTTGGTTTGAATATCAGCAAATCCACAATACATCGTAATATGCAAAGAATGAAATTCTCATATATCACACCAAGACCAGTTCATAGTGGACAGGATAAAAATAAGCAAGAGGAGTTT AAAAAAAACCTCAATGAAACTATTGTCATGCATTCTGAAAAAGAGCTATTTTTCTTCGATGAATCACGGTTTGGTACACATTCAAAAGTTGGACATGGGTGGTTTAAAAAAGGCAGTAGGACACAGGTTAAGGTAAAATTAGGTAGGGAAAATTTTTATCTCTATAGTGCAGTTAATCCCAGAAATGGAGAGAATTTTAGCTTATTTGCACCAAACGTCAACACTGCTTGTATAAATATATTCCTTGAACAGATGTCGCAATATTTAGGAATACGAAAGGCTTTTCTCGTGATGGATTGCGCTAGTTGGCATAAGTCAAAAAGTTTAAAGATACCTAAAAATATCGAAATTATATACCTACCACCATACTCACCTGACCTCAATCCTGTTGAGAGGTTTTGGTTATATATAAAACAGAACATTTTGCGCAATAAAATCTACGATACAATTGTTCTGCTTGAGAGCGCTTTGTGTAAATTTATTACCTCTCTTTCCCCTTCCACGGTTAAACAACTCTGCAATGCTTCTTATTTGGTTCATTAA
- a CDS encoding virulence RhuM family protein, translated as MNRNHNEILFYETDDGKVCIEVRFENENLWLTQKHMAELFGCSTDNISLHLKNIYLCKELDKNSTTEESSIVQKEGEREVKRDVVFYNLEAVISVGYRVNSERGAAFRTWATDKLKKYIFKGFVIDSNRFKNGSRFDTRFFDELLEEIREIRASERMAYQKITDIYATSVDYASCSTETKNFFAIVQNKLHFAITGNTAAEIIANRVDRSKPNMGLTNWRKGPKGKIFLSDTQVAKNYLDKNEIAQLNRIVNMYIDYAEFQAARGKVMYMKDWKEKLDAFLRFNEQDILQNYGKTSHEVAIALATKEYEVFRKTQDKSYKSDFDKLVEEKKSLDQKSVKT; from the coding sequence ATGAACAGGAATCATAATGAAATTTTATTCTATGAAACAGATGATGGAAAGGTATGTATTGAAGTTAGATTTGAAAATGAAAATCTATGGCTTACTCAGAAACATATGGCTGAGTTATTTGGCTGTTCAACTGATAATATTTCATTGCACCTAAAGAACATTTATCTATGTAAAGAACTAGATAAAAACTCAACTACCGAGGAATCCTCGATAGTTCAAAAAGAGGGAGAAAGAGAAGTAAAACGTGATGTGGTTTTCTACAATTTAGAGGCTGTGATATCAGTTGGTTATCGTGTCAATTCAGAGCGTGGTGCTGCTTTTCGCACATGGGCAACTGATAAGCTAAAGAAGTATATTTTCAAAGGTTTCGTGATTGATAGCAATAGATTTAAAAATGGCTCTAGATTTGACACTCGGTTTTTTGATGAGTTGCTTGAAGAAATTAGAGAAATTCGTGCAAGTGAGCGTATGGCTTATCAGAAAATCACAGACATTTATGCAACTTCAGTAGACTATGCAAGCTGTTCAACTGAAACAAAAAATTTCTTTGCTATAGTGCAGAATAAATTGCATTTTGCTATTACTGGAAATACAGCAGCAGAAATTATTGCTAACAGAGTGGATAGAAGTAAACCTAATATGGGATTAACAAATTGGCGTAAGGGGCCTAAGGGAAAAATCTTTCTTTCTGACACGCAAGTAGCAAAAAACTATTTAGATAAAAATGAAATTGCTCAGCTAAACAGAATAGTAAATATGTATATAGATTACGCAGAGTTTCAAGCTGCCAGGGGTAAAGTAATGTATATGAAGGATTGGAAAGAGAAACTCGATGCATTTTTAAGATTTAATGAGCAAGATATATTACAGAATTATGGCAAAACCTCTCATGAAGTAGCAATTGCCCTAGCTACAAAAGAATATGAGGTGTTTAGAAAAACACAGGATAAGTCATACAAGTCAGACTTTGATAAATTGGTAGAAGAAAAGAAAAGTCTTGATCAAAAAAGTGTAAAAACTTAG
- a CDS encoding IS5 family transposase (programmed frameshift), with translation MRSVYPSDISRERFEIILPDLESCRKKTKPRKLDLYELFCGVLYVLKSGCQWRMLPKEFPKWRNCYDYFKRWSKKPNEDRESVLEIVLKKLVGEVRFNSGRNTKTSFCIIDAQSVKNTDIAEEKGYDAGKKISGIKRHIAVDTQGLPHAIYITTANIGDRTAAVEMICNARKNLSEVQNILVDAGYTGENFATQIKTTIGATVEVIKRSELHTFVVLPKRWVVERSFAWLEKCRRLWKNCERKLNTSLQMVVLAFTALLLKRL, from the exons ATGAGGAGTGTATACCCAAGTGATATAAGTCGGGAAAGATTTGAGATTATATTACCAGATCTAGAATCCTGTAGAAAAAAAACAAAACCAAGAAAACTGGATTTATATGAGTTATTTTGCGGTGTACTTTATGTGCTAAAAAGTGGCTGTCAGTGGCGAATGCTACCAAAAGAGTTTCCAAAATGGCGCAATTGTTACGATTACTTCAAGAGATGGAGTAAAAAACCGAATGAAGATAGAGAAAGTGTTCTAGAAATTGTCTTA AAAAAATTAGTTGGAGAGGTTCGTTTCAACAGTGGTCGGAATACAAAAACAAGCTTCTGCATCATTGATGCTCAAAGTGTAAAAAACACCGATATTGCTGAAGAAAAAGGTTATGATGCCGGCAAGAAAATTTCAGGAATAAAGCGTCATATTGCAGTAGATACGCAAGGTTTGCCACATGCAATTTATATTACTACAGCTAATATCGGAGATCGTACTGCTGCTGTAGAGATGATTTGTAACGCAAGAAAAAATCTTTCCGAAGTTCAAAATATACTAGTTGATGCAGGTTATACAGGAGAAAATTTTGCAACTCAAATAAAAACGACTATTGGTGCAACCGTTGAAGTAATAAAACGAAGTGAATTACATACCTTTGTTGTATTGCCAAAAAGGTGGGTTGTAGAGCGTTCTTTTGCTTGGCTGGAAAAGTGTAGACGGTTATGGAAAAATTGCGAGCGTAAACTCAATACTAGCCTACAAATGGTCGTTCTAGCTTTTACTGCCTTGCTCCTCAAAAGATTATGA
- a CDS encoding AAA family ATPase, producing MNIDSKSLNDKTELLLNIRSCLFYLLPRGTFRGDKFYVGDVHGNKGKSLVVELSGSRAGLWNDFATGEGGDIIDLWAAVHRKNARTEFPEVIASISEWLGNNKKYREKQYVDEDFEKFITHSWNYYDENGQVIVKVYRSDPPGKKKVYKPFDVKQSKFAAPEIRPLYNIPEILKSDKVILVEGEKCAEALIEQGIVATTTMSGANADVDKTDWSPLKGKHIIIWPDNDEAGNKYAKNAEKKLLEIGVESLVILNIPQNKTKGWDAADCVLEGIRASEFIERRLKKNDKLNILDWNLSRYLGEVPTQKFLVEGLFPLGVTSIVAAMGDTGKGMLLLDLALKVASDTDQICGFGSLVKEHGSVVIFSAEDDADEIHRRLERLDPEGNRAKYQDRVFIVPMPNTGGPFSIIKTNTRGKCPETSEKFEGISEQLNAIENLKLIIFDPLVSFVHADINSDPELGWYSTGLLASLATETGATVIAAHHMRKPKCGSITTVEQARDAIRGTTALVDGVRCSFALWPALVEHQNSVCNTLKLERTHSKIYQGAVVKSNGAADRSVRTYLRSSTGLLEDISEQINAIKSSDEELKNILIHYIKLSAHEGHPFTHTGGPGIFKQRHKLPPMFHNVSRHKLERLVQSLLNDNRVVKGMAADSKEDKWLDVPTGPFARGEGKFKLGAGKFKVANSL from the coding sequence ATGAATATCGATTCTAAATCTTTAAATGATAAAACAGAACTATTGCTTAACATAAGATCTTGCCTTTTCTACCTTTTGCCAAGAGGAACTTTTCGTGGTGATAAGTTTTACGTAGGTGATGTGCATGGTAACAAAGGAAAAAGTCTGGTAGTAGAATTAAGTGGCAGTAGAGCTGGGTTATGGAATGATTTTGCAACTGGAGAAGGTGGTGACATTATCGACCTTTGGGCAGCTGTGCATAGAAAGAATGCAAGGACAGAGTTTCCTGAGGTAATAGCTTCAATAAGTGAATGGCTCGGAAATAATAAAAAATACAGAGAGAAACAATATGTTGATGAAGACTTCGAGAAATTTATTACCCACAGTTGGAATTATTATGATGAAAATGGCCAGGTCATTGTAAAAGTTTACCGTTCTGATCCTCCAGGAAAGAAAAAAGTATACAAGCCTTTTGATGTCAAACAATCTAAGTTTGCAGCACCAGAGATAAGGCCACTCTACAACATTCCAGAAATCTTAAAGTCTGATAAAGTTATTCTGGTTGAAGGAGAAAAATGTGCAGAAGCGCTGATAGAACAAGGAATTGTAGCTACAACAACAATGTCTGGAGCAAACGCAGATGTTGATAAAACAGACTGGTCGCCCCTAAAGGGTAAACATATTATTATATGGCCAGATAATGATGAAGCAGGTAATAAATACGCAAAAAATGCTGAAAAAAAGCTTTTAGAGATCGGAGTTGAATCACTTGTTATTCTTAATATTCCACAAAATAAAACAAAAGGCTGGGATGCTGCTGATTGTGTGTTAGAAGGAATAAGAGCTTCTGAGTTTATTGAAAGGAGGTTAAAGAAAAATGATAAACTCAATATTTTAGATTGGAATCTCAGCCGTTATTTAGGTGAAGTACCAACACAAAAGTTCCTAGTTGAAGGGTTATTTCCTTTAGGCGTTACTTCAATAGTAGCTGCTATGGGAGATACAGGCAAAGGAATGCTACTACTTGATTTAGCTCTCAAAGTTGCAAGTGATACAGATCAGATCTGTGGTTTTGGTTCGCTTGTAAAAGAGCACGGATCAGTGGTAATTTTTTCAGCAGAAGATGATGCAGATGAGATACATCGTCGCTTAGAACGTCTTGATCCTGAAGGTAATAGAGCAAAGTACCAGGATCGTGTATTTATTGTACCTATGCCAAACACAGGAGGACCATTTTCTATAATAAAAACCAATACGCGTGGTAAATGTCCTGAAACTTCAGAAAAATTTGAAGGTATTAGCGAACAATTAAATGCAATTGAAAATTTAAAACTGATTATTTTTGATCCATTAGTATCGTTTGTTCATGCTGATATAAATTCAGATCCAGAACTTGGGTGGTATTCAACAGGATTGCTTGCAAGTTTGGCAACTGAAACAGGAGCGACTGTAATTGCTGCACATCATATGAGAAAACCTAAATGTGGATCAATTACAACCGTAGAACAAGCAAGAGATGCAATAAGAGGTACAACTGCACTTGTTGATGGAGTTAGATGCTCTTTTGCATTATGGCCTGCACTAGTAGAGCATCAAAATTCAGTGTGTAATACACTAAAGCTTGAAAGAACTCATAGTAAAATTTATCAGGGAGCAGTGGTTAAGTCCAATGGGGCAGCAGACAGAAGTGTAAGAACTTATTTGCGTTCATCAACAGGCTTGCTAGAAGATATATCTGAACAAATTAATGCTATTAAGTCCTCTGATGAAGAGTTAAAAAATATACTTATTCACTACATTAAACTTTCAGCCCACGAAGGCCATCCATTTACGCATACAGGTGGTCCTGGAATTTTCAAACAAAGGCATAAATTACCACCTATGTTTCATAATGTTAGCAGACATAAACTTGAACGTTTAGTACAGAGTTTACTAAATGACAATAGGGTAGTAAAAGGTATGGCTGCAGATTCAAAAGAAGATAAGTGGCTTGATGTTCCAACTGGTCCTTTTGCAAGAGGTGAAGGTAAATTTAAGCTGGGTGCAGGGAAATTCAAAGTTGCTAATAGTCTTTAA
- a CDS encoding RadC family protein, which translates to MNKSKEEIEFRILESKGKALLDREIMETFLSAVHERPQAQEIAKNLVNTYTGVGRILGREMDDLKVIEGVTDSSIAMIMCVKETLERVLREKLKGEPIMDLQGLVEYLNVSIGHAERECVKILYLNKRRQLIGEESYIGEMEKAPVYIKEIIRKALIKNATLVIMSHNHPGGRLEPSEEDQEVTKSLAAACSTVSIRLFDHIIITSGGYFSFRENGLL; encoded by the coding sequence ATGAATAAAAGTAAAGAGGAAATCGAATTCAGAATATTAGAAAGCAAAGGCAAAGCACTACTTGATCGTGAAATAATGGAAACGTTTCTAAGTGCAGTACATGAAAGGCCGCAAGCTCAAGAAATTGCTAAAAATCTGGTGAATACTTATACGGGAGTAGGAAGGATTTTAGGCCGAGAAATGGATGACCTGAAAGTCATAGAAGGAGTAACTGATTCTTCAATAGCAATGATTATGTGCGTTAAGGAAACACTAGAAAGGGTACTGAGAGAAAAGCTCAAGGGAGAACCAATCATGGACTTACAAGGGCTAGTAGAATACTTGAACGTAAGTATAGGTCATGCAGAGAGGGAATGTGTAAAAATACTGTACTTGAATAAAAGGCGCCAACTAATCGGAGAAGAATCCTATATTGGTGAAATGGAAAAAGCACCAGTATACATAAAGGAAATTATAAGAAAAGCATTAATAAAGAATGCAACATTAGTAATAATGTCACACAACCATCCTGGGGGACGCTTAGAACCATCAGAAGAAGATCAAGAAGTAACGAAGAGCTTAGCAGCAGCATGTAGTACTGTAAGCATTAGATTATTTGACCATATTATCATCACAAGTGGAGGCTATTTCAGCTTTCGAGAAAACGGATTGTTATAG
- a CDS encoding helix-turn-helix domain-containing protein, with the protein MAKHTTVSIRYQIAQKVRSWRLKRGYTQKDLAGKIGVTYQVVLQYEKGTRKISIEKLYAIAKVLSISITDLIPVSNEKIRLEDEEEEILNLVRKYKTINDQELHKVFYLLAKFTRVGEKSSRKSEKIKIAKGLVKAGVSVDTVSKTIGLSADECVEEKGGSIYCQIGKKIKEWRLVREYTQKDLAEKMDITRDEISNYEQGRVAIPLEKLYAIAETLSISITDLLIEEGSKVENELPNLIEEYKKIESQELRNVLIKSMFKSIQICEEKIREEERIKIAKNLVKKGISTDIILQITGLSLGEIQQV; encoded by the coding sequence ATGGCAAAGCATACTACTGTTTCCATAAGGTACCAAATAGCACAAAAAGTAAGGAGCTGGAGGTTAAAGCGAGGTTATACTCAAAAAGATTTAGCGGGAAAAATTGGCGTAACGTATCAAGTAGTACTACAATATGAAAAAGGAACACGAAAAATTTCGATTGAAAAGTTATACGCTATAGCAAAGGTGTTATCAATTAGTATTACGGATCTGATTCCTGTATCAAATGAAAAAATCCGCCTTGAAGACGAGGAAGAGGAAATATTAAATCTAGTAAGAAAATATAAAACGATTAATGATCAAGAGTTGCACAAGGTGTTTTACTTGCTAGCAAAATTTACCCGAGTTGGTGAGAAAAGTAGTAGAAAATCGGAAAAAATAAAAATTGCAAAAGGTCTGGTTAAAGCAGGAGTTTCTGTTGATACTGTTTCAAAAACAATTGGTCTGTCTGCTGATGAATGTGTTGAAGAAAAAGGAGGTTCTATTTACTGCCAAATAGGAAAGAAGATAAAAGAATGGAGGCTAGTGAGAGAGTATACTCAAAAGGATTTGGCTGAGAAAATGGATATAACACGTGATGAAATAAGCAACTATGAACAAGGACGTGTAGCTATTCCACTGGAAAAATTATATGCAATAGCAGAAACATTATCGATTAGTATTACAGATCTGCTAATAGAGGAAGGTAGTAAAGTAGAAAATGAACTACCGAATTTAATTGAAGAATACAAAAAGATTGAAAGCCAAGAACTACGTAATGTACTAATAAAATCTATGTTTAAAAGCATACAAATTTGTGAGGAGAAAATTAGAGAAGAAGAAAGAATCAAAATTGCAAAGAACTTAGTTAAAAAAGGAATTTCTACCGATATTATTTTGCAAATAACAGGCCTCTCTTTAGGCGAAATTCAACAAGTTTAA
- a CDS encoding Rpn family recombination-promoting nuclease/putative transposase, which produces MAFSKFLDARNDYAFKRIFGTEKNKDILIHFLNDILGFTGLAAIHDVEFLATILDPEIAAKKQSIVDVLCKDSQGSRYIIEMQFTKTKGFEKRAQYYAAKAYSSQADQGDEYHNLKEIIFIAVADCIIFPDKAEYKSNHVILDQNSFEHDLKDFYFVFIELPKFTKTKEDQLENIVEKWCYFFRYAAETSEEDLDKIVGSDVIIKRAYEEMNKFNWSEEELLAYEQMKKRIMDEIAAFAQKFDEGLKVGQEKGRQEGILIGEERGIKIGAEKGREEGEKKTKIAVAKNSLKAGVSIDVIAQITGLSHSEILQLREKT; this is translated from the coding sequence ATGGCTTTTTCTAAATTCCTTGATGCACGCAATGATTATGCCTTCAAAAGAATATTTGGCACCGAGAAGAATAAAGATATTCTCATTCATTTCTTGAACGATATTTTAGGCTTCACTGGCTTAGCTGCTATCCACGATGTTGAATTCTTAGCTACCATTTTGGACCCTGAAATTGCCGCTAAAAAGCAGAGTATTGTCGATGTTCTTTGTAAAGACTCTCAAGGTTCAAGATACATCATAGAAATGCAGTTTACTAAGACCAAAGGCTTCGAAAAGCGTGCTCAATATTATGCTGCCAAAGCCTACTCAAGTCAAGCTGATCAGGGTGATGAGTATCATAACCTCAAGGAAATTATCTTTATTGCTGTTGCTGATTGTATTATTTTTCCAGATAAGGCTGAGTACAAATCTAATCATGTCATTTTAGATCAAAATAGCTTTGAACATGACTTAAAGGATTTTTACTTCGTATTCATAGAATTACCAAAATTTACAAAGACGAAGGAAGATCAATTAGAAAATATAGTAGAAAAATGGTGTTATTTTTTCCGATATGCAGCAGAAACAAGCGAAGAGGACCTAGATAAAATAGTTGGTAGTGACGTAATAATAAAACGAGCTTATGAAGAGATGAATAAGTTTAATTGGTCAGAAGAAGAGTTACTAGCATATGAACAAATGAAAAAACGCATAATGGATGAGATTGCTGCTTTTGCTCAAAAATTTGATGAGGGTCTTAAAGTAGGTCAAGAAAAAGGTAGACAAGAAGGCATCCTCATTGGTGAAGAACGTGGCATCAAAATTGGCGCAGAAAAAGGTAGAGAAGAGGGAGAAAAAAAGACTAAAATAGCTGTGGCCAAAAACTCACTCAAGGCCGGTGTCTCTATAGATGTTATCGCTCAAATTACCGGTCTCTCTCATTCTGAAATTTTACAACTCAGGGAAAAAACATAA